The Sabethes cyaneus chromosome 3, idSabCyanKW18_F2, whole genome shotgun sequence DNA window CTCGTTGGAAGCTCCAACAAAGTTTTTGCCGTTGTCAGAAAAAATATCCGAAGGTAGCCCACGACGAGATACGAAGCGACGGAACGCTTGCAAGAACTTAACGGTGCTTAAATCAGGAACAAGTTCTAAGTGCACCgcctttgtgcaaaaacagacgAATACAGATACATACGTCTTTCTGGGAGCGTCGCGACGGTGAAGAGGTTGAATGTATACTGGACCCCAAAAGTCGACACCGGCGATAGAGAATGGTCTAGATGCGATGACTCTCTGAGATGGTAATTGCGCCATGTATTGTTCTACCAGCTTCGGATTAACCCGAAAACATGTAGTGCATTCTTGAATAATTCGACGGATAACGTTTCGACCACCTAAAATCCTGAATCGTAGCCGAATTGTGTTGAGTAGCAGCTGAGTGGCTGCGTGGAGTAAACGTTCATGATAGCAACCAACTAATAATTTCGTCAAGGGATGGGACCCTAGTAATAAGATTTGGTGCTTAGAGGTTGTGCCCATTGACCCAGTCGGCCACCCATGCGGatgacatttatttatttattgataaaTTTGTAGCGTAAGGCACATTCCTTATAAATTACTAcaatttagattcaatggaTAATTTAAACTATCTGGATTAGTTTCAACTTTTTAACTATTAATACTATTACAATTAGTTTTGCCGATTCCCCCCGTTGAAGTAAGCAACACAATCACGTCGAAATCCAACTACAGTacgattattttttatttctggtGGAAGCAAGTTCCAGATGGCAATACCCCTTATAAAAATAGTGTTTCCGTAATGAGCTGTGTTATGTCGCGGTATAATGTAACTTCTTGTTCTTAAACTACGACATGGTTGTAGCTTTTCAAATAAGTACTTAGGAGAGGAAAACttaattattttaaataaacACAAACAGACGCGTAGTTTTAGGAAATCATGAAAGGAACAACCTAGCAAATGCTTTTGGAGATGCGAAACTCGTGAAGAACGCGATAAGTTGTAAATATATCTAACGTAACTATTCAAGGCTACCCTCAAACGATCTTTGGACCTAGCAGATGCATTTAAAAGAAACTCGGTTCCATAAATAAAATGAGGCAAGATCAATGACTTAAACAGTTTAAGTTTAACATCTTGTCGCAGCATACAAGAAGACCTTCTTAGTTGGCGTAGACTTCCGTATACTTTACCACAAATTTGGTCAACTTGTTGATTCCATTCAAGATCATCTGTAAGAACAAATCCTAGATTGACAACTTTTTGAACAAATTCTATTGAGATGTTACCGAGCCACACAGAGGGCTTGTCTTCAATAATTCGCGATCTTGAAATGCACATAACtttagttttatttatatttatggaCAGTAGGTTGCGCTGGGACCATACGAAAACTCTTTCTAAGTCAGCGTTTAAGCGGCGtgcaatttcatttatttcgaGTTCAGTTGAGTAAATATAGATCTGGACATCATCAGCGAACATATGTATGTGACAGTAACAGGACAGAAGGTAGATCATTAATGTACATTGAGAACAGAATAGGTCCAAGAACAGATCCTTGGGGCACTCCACTCACAATATCAACAGGTTGAGATAAGTCCTCACCAGCAAATACAATTTGAGTTCTGTTTGATAAAAAGGATTGCATCAATTTTACAGCTTTATTAGAAAAACAATACTGATGTGACAGTTTAGTAAGTAGCTTATTATGGGACACTCGATCGAAAGCCTTAGAAAAATCTATTAACAATAGAAGCGCCAATCCTCTTTTATCGATCTCCTTGTGAATATCGTCATGAATCTTCATGAATGCCGTTGTGGTATTATGACCTGATCTAAATCCAGATTGAAAAGCGTTTAATAAATCATTGGACTGTATGAAGTGGACGATTTGTTgctttaaaattttttcaagcactttGGAAAGAACACTTAAAATGCTAATAGGGCGCAAGTTCGACAGGGTAGAATTGCGGGATTTTTTCCTAATTGGAATAACTTTCATAAACTTCCATGACTTCGGAAATTTGCAAGAGTTCAAGCAGAGATTGAAAAGGTAGCAAAACTGAGGTGCTAAGAAGGGAAATACAATTTTAAGAAACCTTAGAGGACCGTCCATACCCACTGAATCCGATTGAATTGAATTCATAGCTGAAAAAATTTCATGTTCAGTAATAACAGAGAAGTTAAAACCGTTTTCATTAAGAGGAGGTACAGGTAAAGTAGAATTATCACGGGTGAAGTTTGAGCTGAAATGATAATTGATTTCATCAGAAGTGTGATCAAACTGATAATTATGTTGAGCACGTTTATGTACATCAATATTTCTCAGTTTATTCCAAATAGCTTTGCTATTATTTAAAGAAGCCACGCTTTCAGAGAGATAGTTCTTTTTTGCAATATGAATCAGGTTGGTAACCCTATTTCGAAGTCTTTTATATTGGGCCAAGTTTAGCAATAATTCATCAGTTTTCCATAATCGATATGCTACATCTCTTTCGACCATCGCGTTTAAAATAGTGTCACTGAACCATGGGTTGTTTTTAGGTCTAGATACTCGaactgtcggcagaacatttgaggcggtggaagatcagtacaccagactgaaacgcgaagcagagaagattggattgcagataaatacgtctaaaacgaagtatatgctggcgggcgggaccgagcgcgacagggctcgcttaggcagcaccgtggtaatcgacggggatgagttcgaggtagtcgacgagttcgtataccttggctcgctggcaacagaggacaacaataccagccgtgagattaaaagacgtattatcagcggaagtcgggcctactacggactccacaaacacttgcggtcgaacaatctgagcccccgtacaaagtgcacactgtacaaaacgctaattagaccggttgtcctctacgggcacgaaacgtggacattgctcgaagaggacctacgagcactcggagttttcgaacggcgggtgctaagaaccatctttggcggagtgcaagagaacggtgtatggaggcgaagaatgaaccacgagctcgcgtgtctctacggcgaaccaagtattcagaaagtggttaaagctggacggatacgttgggcaggacatgttgctagaatgccggacaactatcctgcaaaaatggttttcgcatcaaatccggtaggaacaagacgaagaggggcacagcgagcgaggtggcaagaccaggtggagcgagatctggcgagcactgggtgcccgcggaactggagatcagttgccatggaccgaaacagatggagaaattatactgcgcaggccttgtcataagacgttaggccaattaagaaagtaagtaagtactcgAACTGGAACTGAATTGTCGTGGAGGTCAACCAAAACCTGATTCAAAAAGTCCAATGCAACATTATCGATGCCCATAATTGGACTTAATCGCCAAAGGCGAGATTTCGACGAACCCGGTTGCTGCTGTTCAAGAGCCTTCCATTCATCAGGGAAGCATTCACGCTGTACTGCTCGCACGAGAGACACCTCAGCATCACGTATTTCACACGTTGTGAGTGGAGAAGTACTAACTCTATCTGGTTTTGGACGCCGACAATTTATCAGGAAACGTTTACAGTACGCTGTGACTCAAAGAAGAAGTTGGTATTTGGAGAacttagaaataaaattttccACAAACGAAGGTCCTTCAGAGGCAACTGGTAATGATAGTGTTGTTTTTCGTGCTTCTTTCAGTACTTCTGCATCGCCCGACAATTCCACTGTTTGTAAAGGCCACGATTCACTTTCCTTTCTGAGCCATTTAGGGCCTTCCCACCATACCTCGTTGTGCAGCAAGTCTATCGGTAACAGTCCTCTCGAAATGTGATCCGCCGGATTGTCTGTGCCGGGAACGTAGTTCCATTTGCAGTCTTGTGTTGATTGTTGAATGCGGTACACTCTGTTAGCAACAAACGTAGTCCAACTTGTTGGTGAAGTTTTCAGCCAGCTCAGCACAATCTTGGAGTCCACTCAGAAAAATGTGCTTCCTGTGAATCGCAGTGCGCTTAGTACCTTTGTATACATTTCAGCTGCCATTTGTGCCGCACATAGCTCCAATCGTGGTATAGTTTGTTGCGCAAGTGGTGACACCTTTGAGCGTGACGTCAGTAGAGCAACTTTCGTTGCACCCGACGAGTTCACTGACCGAATGTAACAGCAGCAACCGTAGGCCATTTGCGATGCGTTTGAAAAGAGGTGCAATTCCAAAGAGCTCGGGTTTGAGCATGATATGAAACGATCAATCCGTAGGTCATTCAACGAAGATAGCTGAGAGCGGTACGAATTCCAACGTTCTATCATTAGCTGAGGTAGCTCACGATCCCATTCCCACGGTTTTCCAGTTTCATCTCTTAACGTCCACAACGTCTGCATAAAAATGTTCGCAATCAGTACCGCTGGGCCAACCAAACCCAATGGATCAAAGAGTTTAGCGATACGCGACAGCGTTGCTCGTTTGATTACAGCGGTGGGAATGTCAAGCTGTTCCTCTCGTATGACATATTTCAATTTATCAGTGCTGGGCTCCCAGTGTAGACCGAGTGTTTTAATCGACTGATCTTTATTCAAATGTACCGATGATTGGAATGCTAGGTCAGCCTCAGACACACCCTCCAATGCGGCTGCTTCATTGCTAGCCCACTTCCGTAGTTTCATTCCTGCCGACGAAAACATAGCATCTATTTGCTGACGTATTGTTACGGCCTTTTCAATTGTATCTGCTCCCGAGTAAAAGTCGTCGACATAGAAATCTTCGCAGGTGACCTTTGCCGGATCGGCCGGATAGTTTTCATTTTCGTCTTCAGCAAGTTTCTTAAGAACACGTGTGGCTAGAAATGGGGCAGATGCAGTGCCGTAAGTGACCGTTTTCAGTTCATAAACAGCAACTGGTTCCACTGGAGAAAAACGCCAAAATATTCGGTGCAGTGGGGTATCATCCGAGCTCAACCGTATTTGGCTGTACATTTTAGCGACATCTGCAATTAGTACCACCGGACGCCACCGGAGTGCCAGTCGCGATCGCAATAAAATGGATCGCAGATCTTCTTGTATTACCGGCCCCAATAACATCGCTAacttcacttgttttttgttagtcaaattatgctgtattccaccatgtacgaACATAGGGTAGAACACTGTGGAATATCTAAAAAAATgtattatgaaggcaaccgtaggtgaacatatcgaaataaaagaaacaagggatagctcctaaaaggaaaaagatagagctctagtatcttcgacgaaaatgtgcaatgtaattcgattaccaatttattagaacatctaaaaggcgtacgaagcgttattaaagagctagatcgaaaaacctgtttttgagggtgtccctaagagtttggctctataacttttttcatgtaagaaatagaaattttcagcaatcaacgaagtttcttgaaattactttttcttcaaattttctgtagacagctatcatttctgacttaaaatagagaaaatatattttgtatctgcttgaggacaccctaatgtccgaat harbors:
- the LOC128740080 gene encoding uncharacterized protein LOC128740080, whose protein sequence is MYSQIRLSSDDTPLHRIFWRFSPVEPVAVYELKTVTYGTASAPFLATRVLKKLAEDENENYPADPAKVTCEDFYVDDFYSGADTIEKAVTIRQQIDAMFSSAGMKLRKWASNEAAALEGVSEADLAFQSSVHLNKDQSIKTLGLHWEPSTDKLKYVIREEQLDIPTAVIKRATLSRIAKLFDPLGLVGPAVLIANIFMQTLWTLRDETGKPWEWDRELPQLMIERWNSYRSQLSSLNDLRIDRFISCSNPSSLELHLFSNASQMAYGCCCYIRSVNSSGATKVALLTSRSKVSPLAQQTIPRLELCAAQMAAEMYTKVLSALRFTGSTFF